gtgtaacaaaaatgccaaatctagcaacggattacgAATAGCTCATTTTGTAGTTTATTCTGACTTAaatgaaacatgcttgtagaactcgaatgcaaaatgacatttgcagacatgatgtttcatttcagtttgctaaacatgataacatagtagatttgacctttggcttcggctaggatttctcgtaaacaagttgtttatgtgAAGTTCGCGTTCTTGTTCTAAAAACCGAGCAAGAACATGTTGACATAACCCCTCGTGGAAAGATGCAGACGCGCGCCCGGACATTTGGAGTGATCTTGGGTTCGACACTTGCCCTATGGattcttcatcaaaaaggaaaactgaaaatgcagcaccgggaaccagcagcagcagcagagtaaGTAGCAAGCGATTGTGGATTAGCACTCaaacatgattgaaaaaaaaaatctccaaaagcataataatgaaattgaatgattttttatggttgacatttttattattcatgGTTAACATGACGTATCCCTGTCAAAACTAATAAATCACAAAAACTAGTAGTTGAagtcgtcccgcccgtgtggatcaatcggaccgcacactggattcacaatccagaggtggTGCTACTTGTGGTGTAATGCAATTTTTCTGACTAATTGAGGTAATATTGCATCATTGAAGAGGTGATATTaaaccttcaaattttaaaccatcctaaattacacattttttaactgtgtatctTTTATGCATTTCTTTAGCGAAATTTTAGAATCAACAAATGAACTTGATTTCAGATGCTCAAAAACGGATTCCCGACTTCCGTCAATTAGGAGATGATTTCCAGCTTAAGTTGAGATTATTCCCGTCACCTCAGTCCAACTAGTTAGCAGTGACAGATCTTTCTTAAAGCTTCTCACCACAGAAGAAGATTCATTGCATTTCACCTAGCCTGCTACTGAGCTGTCACACCTTTCAACCGTTTTTATCAAACCAGCCAGCCACCAGCACTGCACATAAATCCCCATTTTCGTCCTTCTTTTTTTAGAGGGGGATATTTTCCTCCTCAAAGTCAAAGAAAAGCTGACACACCACCCTAGACTGGActcagatttgaaaaaaaatgaagaagtgGGTGAGATGTTTGAAGGAAAAACGGAATGAAAATGCTGCGTTCTTAACGGTGAGAAAAGACATCGATAGTGTTAAAATTTGTGGAAAGATATACGGTTTCTTTCTAGCTTtcttgcaaagttttttttatcttctttttcgttttttttttcattaccaatatacAGGTTTACAGACACCATcatgagagaaagagagagagagggatgGATTGAAAGTGGTTCTTGCCTTCCATTCCGACTGAGTGCTCGCAAATCCCTTCTTTAAGATTCTTCCTACTTTTCTCCTTTAGTCCTCATACTTTTACACACTTTATGTCCTCCCTCCTGGGAGGGAAGGATGAACAACCAACCTCCTGGACCTTGCACACCGTGTCTCGTTGAGAAATACCTACCGAATCCCCATGGCCTTAAGGTTTGCCCCCCCTATACCGAACGAGACTCGTCTGACGTTCGGACAGGCTGCATCTCCGGGTCGGTCGGTCTATTTGCGGGATAAACTTTTCGTGGAAGTTTTCTCAATGTGGATCAGGATGCTGTTGGACGTGCCGAACGTCGAGACCCGTATGTCGAACTTGCCGTCCAGCCCGAGTGAGTGGGTCATCAATCTTGCATTCTCGATTGTCGAATCGCACAGTCTGTTCGAGAGAAAGAATGGAATGGAATGGAATTAATAATTTGTGAGGAGTCGGTGAAATGAAATTATGCTTTCTGTCGTCTGATTTTATTTGCGTTCACTGGTTTGGGCGATGGTGACACGATGGCTGGTGGATGATTTTTATAGCTGCgtgttatttcataaaaatatgtaataaaacttattaaaaattatcaaggattccatagaatttttttttattttcaagaaaaactttGGTGTACGATTTATgatttgagtaattctcgctgaaagtggaccactatttacacaaggtgctcaaaaatcaaaggcaatgtacttttccaatagcccccaccaagttatgaaaaaaaccatgtttggttggtaaaatttgtcctcacctcaccaccacgaagctaaaacattttttttaattggaatttttttgactcaggcgcgcctacaaaattgctaataactttgcaaaacttcaacgaacctttgatgtttaggggtgttttggaaaggaaatgagcagagctttcgaatgcacttgtcagaaaagtaccgttccatacattttttagccacaaaacaccaatgtatttttaaaagtcatttttgaaggccggcaccccgctttatcgaaaaactgacaaatccattcgaaagctgacacgatttcacataaaggaccaatataTCTAAGGCGTATGTTcctcctgagcaattctctacgaaatcggtcttttttcttaaattttaatttttgtttttttttatccgactgaaacttttttggtgccttcggtatgcccaaagaagccattttgcatcattagtttgtccatataattttccatacaaattttgccgctggccatacaaaaatgatgtatgaaaattcaaaaatctgtatcttttgaaggaattttttgatcgatttggtgtcttcggcaaagttgtaggtatgaatacgtactacactggaaaaaatggtacacggtaaacaaaattttggtgatttaaaacttgatttgcaaaaaaacactatttttagaggacataaaatgccatcttttcagaaatttccaggttgtgcaaaaaatctttgagcgagttatgaattttttaatcaatactgattttttcaaaaaatcgaaatattggtcgcaaaaatttttcaacttcatttttcgatgtaaaatcaaatttgaaatcaaaaagtactttagtgaaattttgataaagtgcaccgttttcaagttaaatccatttttagatgacttttttgaaaatagtcgaagtttttcatttttttaaatttttaaaccaagactaacattttaaaagggcgtaatattgaatgtttggcccttttgaaatgttagtcttgatttaaaaatatttttttcgaaaagatcggaaaattttacgaatgtttcatattttaacattgaaaatcggaccattagttgctgagatatcgacattagaaaatggtgtgttgtttgggtgggacttagaaaacatcaattttcctgtttttaaacctttgcatggcaatatctcagcaactaagggtcgtatcaacaaagttcaaaagtgcaaaatatagagaattttctcagcttttcaaaaatatttttttcaaaagtgggcaaacatgtgcactaattttaaaaaatgaaaaacttcgactttttttaaaaaagtcacctaaaaatggatttaatttgaaaacggggccttatcaaaatttcactaaagtactttttgattgcaaatttgattttacatcaaaaaatgaagttgaaaaatttttgcgaccaatatttcgattttttgaaaaaatcagtattgattcaaaaattcataactcgctcaaagattttttgcacaacctggaaatttctgaaaagttggcatttgatgtcctctaaaacatatcaaaaaataaaaaaaattaaaaatagtgtttttttgcaaatcaagttttagtgacaaaaagttaaattaaaaatcaccaaaattttttttaccgtgtatcatttttttcagtgtagtccatatccatacctacaactttgccgaagacaccaaatcgatcaaaaaattccttcaaaagatacatatttttgaattttcatacatcatttttgtatggccagctgccaaatttgtatggaaaattatatggacaaactaatgatgcaaaatggcttctttgggcatactgaaggcaccaaaaaagtttcagtcggattaaaaaatacaaaaaaaaatcgaatgaccgaaatctgagagaactgctctcctatcttttttaatctaattttgattctgtgagcgcagcgctccgttcgcatttcgggcacccaaaatgttgcaatttgctccCAACTACAAATatgcatccttgactgattaaaaaaatatttggattgaatataaagtttactaactacttagtataaaagtttatataactctggaaattctaaataaaacttatctaaacttaattttgcaaacttttaattcaactaaatgtcaatatattaccatagaattgctaaataaacattttggagtgagtATAACTTCGTTTTGGGGgtttttgtatcgatagaatagattttttcttggaatttcgtaccaacccggaattacgtcgtaggaaaatccgccggcatccgaaccggtacacgattcacaagtcaacctatgtggcatcggaaagggcataaaatttccgatcttttggtacccaaacatctaggttttctttaaaacctacgtttttaaatacctgggcaaaaagtaagtttgatcctcgagaacaaaaattacgaaattccatacatttttggcaggttgctcaaacgaaaccataacaacgtttttgcttagtttttttttttaaaatgtgggttttatagaaaacctggatgtatgggtatcaaaagatcggaaattttatgccctttctgatgtcacataggttgacttgtgaattgtggaccggttcagatgccggcggattttccgacgacgtaattccgggttggtacgaaattccaacgaaaaatctattctatcgatacaaatacccccaaaacggtgttatacccactccaaaatgtttatttagcaattctatggtaatatattgacatttaagatgaattaaaagtttgcaaaattaagtttagaaaagttttatacagaatttccagagttatataaacttttatactaagtagttagtaaactttatatttaatccaaattatatttttaatcagtcaaggatgctatttggagttgggagactggatttatggtgatttgtcaacaaataacattatttatgttaatttttcgaaaggtgtacaaacttttttggcaccttttttattttcgtaatagtagttgttatataactttttatagaaatcatcttttcatgagctttttgtagcaaaatgtttggcatgagtttctgaacaaaacgtagtactaggttcctgtcaaactttaaattttttacatttttcatcacaaaatgtgcatagtgcccaaggagtgtaaatactttttttacatactgtaggtcaaaagttagggaatttcatggactatgaGCCTATggaattaactttttggccaatcgcagtttttctcatagtttttatttttttctataacacactttttacaacgttagtttttgccctttAGGCCAAAAaggacggcactttttggtcgcAATTTCAACATATTCGGAATTCTCGGAAAATTTcgcgtaagttagaagtatctgagttgtaaatttgatataaaaaaaaaataaaatatttttggaaaaaaagtaagATCTTGCTTactctgtgatcaatacgtcaaatgcagTATCAAGTAGGCTAATACCCGTTtaacccctaatccaacaaattgttgaaaaatattttaatacattttaatagcatttttcccaatcaaatttacaattccaatgtttgaacacttctctaccacggtcagaatgattccatacctttccgtacgtatttaatttgtactcttcagtttgcggaaaaatctcaaacctatcaaagtcacccccgctatcaaagtcaccccgtttaacggtacttaatccacctttaggtggttggtgcctttttcacattcatatagtacaTCGTCGCTTGTGTACTATCTTGTTACTTGACCTATCTTTTTAAAACAGACTCCAAAATGTGtataaatagcacttaagtgctcataacttttgatagggttttcagatctttgatgttttaggctcatttgaaagatctttcaattatctaactaacgacgggtcgcatgatggacccggacatcattttcgtaGAAATATCTGTGATCCGCCCTCCAAAAGTGTGTTATTAACACTTAAgttcccataacttttgatagggttatcagatcttcaatgttttaggctcaattgaaaggtctttcaaataccttcctAAAAATATCCAACAAcccttttacaatcttccggagtTTAGCCAAATTCGTTTtttcagcataacttttgaagtactgctTCATAAttttaactagggtcttgtgagaccccaagacggatcgaacgagaccaatacggtcaaaatcggttcagccagtccggagataatcgagtgcatttttttgggtgcacggactcaaatccagacacacgcacagaatGCGATTTtcagtcgataggtatacgtgaaggttggTCTACgaagtcgaattaagaagttcatttttcaagtgattttatagccttttctcagTAAGGCGAGGAAGGCCAAGAGTTAATATTCaaactaccaaattttcaacattccacaatttaactttttttgctgtgtagtgtaaaatgcactttaaaacactttttgcattcaaatgttgagactatggcttgttcttacaatttttatatattttatttttttccacatCATTCACATcaagaaattgattaaaaaagggcttaaaaacacgaatttggatttttctattttttttaaaagtttttgagatttttgacagaaaattactatttttttatgtaaaattgccaTGGGAATATCCCCCttatgaaatattttgataaacccCCCTAAATATCGGGAAAGAACAccactttcatggtgccaaaatCAGACCTGCTGatttttgagtttgttttaCGAATCAAACCGTGATGACAttaggtctgggggtgagattgggtcatacaaaactGCTGAAATTTGTGTGACTCATTCTCAACCTCCAGACTTAATGTCACCCTTGATGACGgtacaaaaaaattattggaaattttctaagctctCGAAGGACTATTtcctttataaaatatttataaattgaaaatgcactttatgaaaaaaagtgtaaagtCATTCGGAATGCAAATTTATATTAATTGTACGTACAATAAAGACTCGATTCTTCGAACAGCGATTCCAAGTCAAAGCAGTACTCTAATCTAAAAGTTTTTGGCCAAcataattagacccgtttttttatttggcaaaTTGGGGGGGTCCTATCCAAAATAGGGTGGACCAAAAAAGGGCGTTTTTCGCGATTTTATCAAAaaccacaatttaaaaaaatcatatcttcggaatagctgaaccaattttagctcACCACATTTAAAAAGAAAGTTGAATTATAATTGGTGAAAAACACTGAGACATTTTTTGATTGCTGATTTCAAGAtgctgagatatgattttttgaaaaaaaatcggagaTCGGTACATCAATCGATCTCAaagtaccatgcttctccatcgaAATGAGCTCCGAGTAAattttgctggagacgcatggtgctttaatggcgtcatccataaagtatgtcagggaccatccacaaaccacgtggacacttttttggaaatctcaacccccccccccccgcatcgtggacaatttccatacaaataaaataaaaatgtatggagcgtgaacaatcgccaaccccccccccccccccccctaaggtgtccacgtggtttatggatggtccctcaaGCCAAAatcggaccccctcccccctatgccacactttgtcacgctggctccaaccccccccccccccctggaaAAGTTCGTCACGCTTTGTcggacccccccccccatctTGATTTTTTGTACAATATAGATTACATTATCAGGACCTTTTGATATGCATAGGAcacccatgactcataggttgttttgaaaatttactttagCAATTGTTGCATGATTTATAAATGTAGGATTATTTTATAATTCGGATTTCAATCGaggaagttttttatttttataggtTGTGTTTGGAATAATCAAAATatgatcaaaatattatcaaaacctCTGTTTCTTAAAGCCTTGTATAGTGTTTCATTTATGAGTaatgtttatcaaacattaaacattttttaaatatatttcaagACAGAATTTTCGGTATTCAACAAAcagtctagcgtgacgtcacattATCAcggacccccctcccccctagagcgtcacgtactttatggatgacgccttatgtTCATTTAATGCAccaaattctgatttttttattcaaaataccgTACTCAAACGGTTGTTTTTGACAGAAGGCGAAAAACCTTGCGAAAAaccgactatttaaaaaaatcgttctgaGAATCATTTATCGCTATGACAGCGAAAAAACGGTGAAATTTCATTTGCCAAtttcgattctttttttttgtttcagcgtTTTTCTTGCTTTGATAACGAGGCAACAAACGTAATCCATGCAAATCCACATCTAGATTTGCATTCGTACATTGTGCCATTGATTGATTTCAGCAGCGATTTCAGCTATGAACAATATGTTCGATatcaatttgatatttttttgatccgCTTTACTTTTTGATGGATTTCAAACTTTTGATCTTTAATATGCCTTCAAATGcacaaaaaaggcattttagttaacattttacacttttttatcaaactataatttttttttgtaaaactgagaaaaatgaagtgttttatataaaaaattcaGTCACACTCACCTCACATCAATCTCCATCCCCCGTATATCGGCGCAATGCGTCCCAATGGCCACGATCTGCTCCTCGCTCAGCCCGGCCACCGTAATGCCCAGCCAGCGCAGCAGCGGCAAAAACCCGAGCAGCGCGTGCATAAACTGCGCCTCGATGCGAGCCTTCTTCGGTCTGTCCAGCACCACGATCCCGTCCAGCTTGACGTGACTCATCGGGCTGGACTTGAACAGCTTGGAGACGGTTTTGAGCGTGCGCACCGCGTCGTCCAGATGGACGATCCAGTTGCAGATCTTcagcgtgttcagggagctgAGAAAGGAAGGGAGGAGGGGATTGTTAGTGTTTtagaggagatttttttttgaggttatgtttacCTAAAGTGCCCGTTCAGGGTGGAGAAGAAACCGATGATGTCCTTATCGGAGAGGATCAACGGGGTAGAGGTTGTGCTGCCGAGGCCGGTGCGCGAGGGCGCCGACAGGTCCAGCTCCCGCAGGTTTACGAAACCGGTCAGATATGGTAGCATGTGGGGACCCTTCATCGAGACGTGGTCGGCGAATATGATCTGTCAAAGCGGAAAGAGGTTAGGTTGTGGTTTTTTGAAGGGTCTTCGGGATCACTTACCTGTGCGCCGGCCATTTTGAGGTTCACGACGGAGCGGCAGTCGTACGCGGAGCTCGGCATGGCCAAATCGCTCTTGAACATGGACACGTTCAGCCGGCAGTTGTTGAGGCCAAGTTCGCGGATCGACGTCAGTGACAGAAAACCGCGAACGGAGGCGAGCGTGCCGATGTTCTCTATCCTGAAGCTCCACCCGTCCAGGCTAAGCAGTCTTAGTGTGATGCAACTACCCAAGGCACGAGCGGACATCCCGACGGCGGCGTCCTCGAGGGCGATCCGTGGAGAGCCGAGACTCAGCATTTGAAGGGTGGGTGATTCGCTGGCGCCGAGCACCGTCGGGAGGATCTCGCTGAGCCGGGATGCGCCTTCCAGCTTGATCGAGTGCAGCGTAGCGGAGACGCGAACCGTTTCCCCCAGGCACATGGAGTCTTCCAGCGAGAGTTGCGCCTTGCTGAGGTCCAAGCCGTGCAGTCGGGAGTACGGATCGCGGGCTGCCAGGAGCAGTTCGTGCAGGGTTCCGGAGTTGTGGGGACCTCCGTCGCAAGCGGGGGTTGGGTACCACGTTCGAGAGATTACGGAATCGGTGCTGCGTTTGTCTGGCGGTCCGTCCATAGGTTGTCGGGGCAGGGTAGCTGATCGACCCATGGCCGATGTGGAGTTGAGGACTCCACGGGGCAGTGATGAGAATATTCCGGTAGGGTAAGATCGGGGCGAGGGCGCTCCGGTGAGGGACGATTGTTTGATGAGTCCTGAGTTGCCGGAGCTGCTGCCGGAGCCGGAGCCCATGCTAACGCCACTCGAGGACGGTGGATCATCGCGGGCGCCCCAGCTGGACGCTAGCGCAAGATATGATAGCGGTCGGGCGTTCAGGAGACTGGCCAGGGCGCCAACGGCTCCTCGTTCGCAGCGGAGATGCGGGAATGAGAGTCGTgtcacttggggacacttttcCAGCATGGAGCAGATTTGCACCAGCTGGGAGGTGCACAGACTAAGATCCAGGATCAAATTGCTGAGCTTCGGTTGCCGCGGGATGGTCCGACAGAGACCGGTCACCACCGATTGCAGCTTCAGGATCGGAGGATCCTCCTCGAGCAGGGTCAGAATGAGTTCGAAACTCTCCAGTCTTGGTTTTAGCACCGTCTTCGATATGCACGACGCCAGGTAGTTGATGTCCGAGTCGCGGACCTCGTTCTCGATCAGCGAAGTTATCCGCAGCGTCGTGACGGACTCATTCTTCAGCAGTGCGTCCAGAAAGATGTCCATCACGTTGCGCGACTCGAGCAGCATGTTCTTCTCGATTTGGTAGACAatttccaggtttttaagcgtgcAGGTCGGGCTCTTCAGAGCCATTCCCCATCCTTGCAGCTCGGAGGCCGTTGACTTGATCTGCACCCAGATGGGTTTAGCCTCGAGCGGAGGGATGGGGGGTGACTTGGAGATGCCCAGGATCTCGCAGAGAGCTGTGAGATTGGCTTCGGTTTCTCCACCGGCAAGGGCTAGAGAGAAGATCGTTTGGGGACTCAACCAGAGTGGCGTCAACTTGGAGAGGAGCAAGTGAGCGCGTGATCCCAGCAGTGCCATGGAGTACGTGAGGACTTTGAGGATCTCGGGCTCGACTTCGTCGCCGATGGCAAGTCCAGCTACTTCAGCTGCGAGCAGTCCCGGTCGGCTGGCGAGTGAGACCAGGTAGTTGGCCGCTAGGAACTCGGCGATTCCGGGGCAGATCGTCGTGTACTGGTACTCGGATTTCCTCCGGGCGGTCCGTCCAAACACGGGACCTTTGTCCAGGCAGCCGATGATGTTGGTCTCCGGCGAGGAACAGTACATTTTGAGCTCCGCTGAATTAACCGTCGATCGTTTGGTCTTGAGACAGAACAGGGCTAGCCGTCCCAGTTCGGTGACCTGGGTGTGTGACGAGTTGGCCGCTACGCAGTTGAACACGGACGCTATCACGTTGATTTCGTCCTCGGTCCGAAGGACGCCGGCGTTTGAGTTGTAGATCGCGGCAATGGCCAGACATCCTAGCGACGTCCGGGCGATGTTCCGCAGATGGTGGCAGTCTTGAACACTGTCGATGAGCCTCGTTGGGGCTCCCCACTGTCCACCCCCGAGCAGCGAAACCGACCTGCCCCAAGTGATGCCCTCGAAGGTGATGTGCCGCTGCATCAACGGGAGAAGCTCACTGCAGGATGACGTTACGGAAATTAAAATGACCCGCGCTTCCGGGAAGAGTCGACCTTCCAGCAGGTCCGCCACGTCCTTCTGCACGGTCTTGTTCTTGCGGGACTTGCTCTGCACGTCGTACCCGTCCAGCACGATCAGCAGTTTGCTCTTGAGTGACTCAAGCGTACTCCAGGCGGCGTTGAAACCGCCAAACCCGGATGCAAACGGGTTCTGCGGTCCGCGAGGCAGCAGTTCTTTCGCCACGTAGCTCGATATCGAGCCGCGCAGCTCGTTCAACGGTACAAAAAGTGCTAACGCTACGGGTTGACCTCGTGGAGGCCACGGCGGTTCCCGGCTCCAGCCGTGCAGTATCCGGAGGGCTAGCGTGCTACGCGTGACCCACGGCGGACACTCGATGAGGACACGCCGTGGCGCCTCCAGAAATGGTCCATCCTTGGTCTGAACGGCGGCCAGGATCTGGTCCACGGTGATGCACTCGTTCAGACCGTGCGAGTGGATGTGCAGTCTTAGTTCGGGTTCGAGCCGGGCCGGACAGAGGACGCCGGGTGCCACCGGTTGGACCCACGTCGGCAAGACCGGCTCCTTCAGCGCCAACTCGGTGTAGAGAGTGCGGAGGGCGTGCGCTAGCCGACCTTGCGGGTCGCGTCGATTCTCGAGCAGGCATGCTGGCGGACCGGGAGGTGACGCGGGACACTCGAGCGACACGTACGATCCGGACAGTTCGTACTCGGTCCGGTACGAGGTCGGGGTCGTAATTTGATGGTGGTGATGCTGCTGCGGATGTGACTGGCTGTTGGTCTTCGTTGGATAGCACTGCAAAGAaggggaaaaaaatcaaacgttACTTTGGCGTTGCACACAACTTGGCTCAAAGGGAATATCTGCGTCAGTGGTCAATTAGGGAACTTTTTGCCGGTTGCTGCAACTTTAACGAAATCATTTCCCATTCCGGTGAAAAGACGGAACGTAGATCCGCAGAGATATGGCCCAAAGTTTGTCTGGTGtgcaacttctttttttttattccgctGTTGTTCCACCACGTTGAAATGCTAGTTCTTTTCGTTATCTACGCGCGTGCTCGCTTTTCACACACAGTTTGTGGGTCGGGGcgtaaacttttttaattttgaaaggactttgatgtaagttttttttttcgtccagTTCTTTTGGTGGATTTACGGGTTTTTTGCTACATTTTCCACGAGCCTGCGGCAGACACGTAGAATATTTGTGGGAAACGCACGGCGGAAACTATTCGGAAGGATGGTGTGATGCATGAGCTTGAGTTGCATCCTCCGAGGGCTATGAATGATATCACTGACTGGAAGTGTGATTATCTGTGCGCGTTGGTTGGTAGGtgaatttttaatatgaaactgCGAGTTTGGGATGGTTGAACGCTTTTGATTATACTGTGAGGGGATAATTTTAGCTTCATtgagtttaagttagttttaaatttgagtaattctctCCAAAAGAGGTAAAAAGCAAACCCATCatgtttaaatattatttttatttgtaattttctgttctacaactttgtagaacattgctacactctaaaaaataacactggaaagttagaaaaaaacacgaaatttttaaatgatttttttgttctaaatgaaaaaaaatacccttctgggttattgcagattcgaaaagaacattaaatttcccttaaaatgacatgttccaaattttattacagttgactaacgaaaaatggcagagtttttaaaacttctgttgctttttttattaattctatGAAAAATCagcctgcaaattattgaaaaacatgtctatTTTCACATGTCCAAAAATGGAAGGGCCGTCCCCTACGAAAATGTACAAGCGACGAACCCCTCTTAGttcaaaaccacaaaaaaacttataaaagtCATGT
This is a stretch of genomic DNA from Culex pipiens pallens isolate TS chromosome 1, TS_CPP_V2, whole genome shotgun sequence. It encodes these proteins:
- the LOC120427676 gene encoding uncharacterized protein LOC120427676, coding for MSSLRKSASFRSRIPVRRSRVSARRCVSPQPSTSTSVTSTGSIYQGGADGGHGRPQWYDRRYSSSSSFSSSDESNDSEAPLKLLLKHPADGQRDGQRDGRTRQQNQHHRDPLLAASLSVSTDAISLDGLLDCVSSGSFSSPPSPSRGKAGNTAGGAFNIYQNQDQTLVVDDGDPTCPNNPLGSSFESLDRLNYALETLKITDTFHAERQAVNQHYENLINEANGDAPDGGLKSDPALESALEPLAEDADSRKQRKLSDWYYIKTSPKNQPPSPCAQRRTIAPSGNPPTPAARRGQVPSTKVLIASKYSTPPEQQHLANSDKFPPSTGMGRDDGGVEPVTQDKRFNIVKHGGSTVTTVVAVDNGSVPGQQRQQQPCSAVERLQAPPITTSPSFEHITPEIIGPGHQQQQHRNRFSPYCQRKQVPQLPQRPTPPASGKSTQNIYENVPPAAIDGSFGGDRFPQPYDVINPDPERYRCKRAVKRPLPRVPPQQQAIEYGEEDDDDGHRKSSLTRCYPTKTNSQSHPQQHHHHQITTPTSYRTEYELSGSYVSLECPASPPGPPACLLENRRDPQGRLAHALRTLYTELALKEPVLPTWVQPVAPGVLCPARLEPELRLHIHSHGLNECITVDQILAAVQTKDGPFLEAPRRVLIECPPWVTRSTLALRILHGWSREPPWPPRGQPVALALFVPLNELRGSISSYVAKELLPRGPQNPFASGFGGFNAAWSTLESLKSKLLIVLDGYDVQSKSRKNKTVQKDVADLLEGRLFPEARVILISVTSSCSELLPLMQRHITFEGITWGRSVSLLGGGQWGAPTRLIDSVQDCHHLRNIARTSLGCLAIAAIYNSNAGVLRTEDEINVIASVFNCVAANSSHTQVTELGRLALFCLKTKRSTVNSAELKMYCSSPETNIIGCLDKGPVFGRTARRKSEYQYTTICPGIAEFLAANYLVSLASRPGLLAAEVAGLAIGDEVEPEILKVLTYSMALLGSRAHLLLSKLTPLWLSPQTIFSLALAGGETEANLTALCEILGISKSPPIPPLEAKPIWVQIKSTASELQGWGMALKSPTCTLKNLEIVYQIEKNMLLESRNVMDIFLDALLKNESVTTLRITSLIENEVRDSDINYLASCISKTVLKPRLESFELILTLLEEDPPILKLQSVVTGLCRTIPRQPKLSNLILDLSLCTSQLVQICSMLEKCPQVTRLSFPHLRCERGAVGALASLLNARPLSYLALASSWGARDDPPSSSGVSMGSGSGSSSGNSGLIKQSSLTGAPSPRSYPTGIFSSLPRGVLNSTSAMGRSATLPRQPMDGPPDKRSTDSVISRTWYPTPACDGGPHNSGTLHELLLAARDPYSRLHGLDLSKAQLSLEDSMCLGETVRVSATLHSIKLEGASRLSEILPTVLGASESPTLQMLSLGSPRIALEDAAVGMSARALGSCITLRLLSLDGWSFRIENIGTLASVRGFLSLTSIRELGLNNCRLNVSMFKSDLAMPSSAYDCRSVVNLKMAGAQIIFADHVSMKGPHMLPYLTGFVNLRELDLSAPSRTGLGSTTSTPLILSDKDIIGFFSTLNGHFSSLNTLKICNWIVHLDDAVRTLKTVSKLFKSSPMSHVKLDGIVVLDRPKKARIEAQFMHALLGFLPLLRWLGITVAGLSEEQIVAIGTHCADIRGMEIDVRLCDSTIENARLMTHSLGLDGKFDIRVSTFGTSNSILIHIEKTSTKSLSRK